AGCAGCAGGAGACCCCGACCCCCGCCACGCCCGGCCAGCCCAGCCCCACGCCGCTTGATCCCTCGGGCTTGGTGATCATGCACGATCCCGGTAGGGAGATGACCTCGACCGGGGAGCAGATCGTCGAGAACGATCTCGACGTGGATCTCGACACGGCACTCGAGGCGACCTTCAAGTCCGTCGACGAGGGTGAGATCGTCGAGGGGGTGGTCGTCAAGGTCGACCCCGACGAGGCGCTCCTGGACATCGGGTACAAGTCCGAGGGTGTGATCCCCGCGCGGGAGTTGTCGATCAAGCAGGACGTCGACCCGCGGAGCGTGGTCCAGGTCGGTGACGTCGTCGAGGCGCTGGTCATCACCCGCGAGGACGAGCAGGGCCGGTTGGTGCTGTCCAAGAAGCGGGCCCAGTACGAGCGCGCGTGGGGGACCATCGACCGCATCTTCAACGAGGACAAGACGGTCAAGGGCACCGTCATCGAGGTGGTCAAGGGCGGCCTGATCCTCGACATCGGTCTGCGCGGGTTCCTCCCGGCGTCGCTGGTCGAGATGCGCCGGGTCCGCGATCTCAACCCCTACGTGGGGACGGAGCTCGAGTGCAAGATCATCGAGCTGGACAAGAACCGCAACAACGTGGTGCTGTCACGGCGGAAGTTCCTGGAGGAGACCCAGGCCGAGTTCCGTCAGGAGTTCCTGAACAGCCTCCAGAAGGGGGAGATCCGCAAGGGCGTGGTCTCATCGATCGTGAACTTCGGCGCGTTCGTGGATCTAGGCGGCGTCGACGGCCTCGTGCACGTCTCCGAGCTGGCGTGGCAGCACATCGACCACCCATCGGAGGTCGTGGAGGTCGGCGACGAGGTCCAGGTCGAGGTGCTCGACGTCGACCTCGAACGTGAGCGGGTTTCGCTCTCTCTGAAGGCCACCCAGGAGGACCCGTGGACGAAGTTCGCCCGCGAGAACCAGGTCGGGAACAACGTCGAGGGCGAGGTCACCAAGCTCGTCCCCTTCGGGGCGTTCGTGAAGGTCGCCGAGGGCATCGAGGGACTGATCCACATCTCGGAGCTCGCCGAGCACCACGTCGAGGCGCCTGAGGCGGTCGTCAACGTCGGCGACAAGGTCGCGGTGAAGGTCATCGACATCGACACGGTCCGCCGGCGCATCAGCCTCTCGCTGAAGCAGGCCGCCGCCCCATCGCGTGAGGGGACGATGACCGGTCCGGGTGCCCTGACGCCGGAGCAGATCGCACTGGCCGAGACGGCGTACGTGGCCGGTGAGCGCGCGGCGCCGGCGACCTCGGCACTGGGTGACCAGCTGCGCCAGGCCGGGTTCGCGTCGTCGGCTGACCAGCGCACCGCCGAGGCGGAGCAGCGTCAACCCGATCCTGGCGACACCGACGCGTCGCGCCTGGCGGAGTCGCCGAGCGACGCCTCCGCCGAGGCCGGCGAGCCCGCCCTGGAAGGTGAGCTCGCCGGGCAGGCCCGGGGTTCCGCGGCCACGGAAGCCGCGACCGCTGGCGGCGACGTCGCCAGCGCCGACGTCTCCGGCGGGGACGTCTCGGGTGAGGTCCCCGACACCGCGGAGGAACCGCCGCCGCCCGCCGCAAGCCCCGAGGCGCCGTCCAAGGCGGTCGCTCAGGTGGACGAGGAGGCGCTGGCCGAGACCCCGGAGGAGGCCCCACAGCTGCCGCCGGAGGAGCAGGCCGGCTCGCAGTCCTGACGTCGCTGGACCGCCGTGCACCTGGTGGGGTTGACCGGCGGGCTCGGGAGCGGGAAGAGCACCGTCGCGAGCATGTTCGCCGACCGCGGCGCCGTGGTGATCGACGCGGACGCCATCGCCCGGGAGGTGGTCGCGCCGGGCACGTCGGGGTTCGAGCAGGTCGTGGAGCGCTTCGGGGACGAGGTGGTCGGGCCGGACGGCGCTCTCGACCGTGACCGGCTGGCAGCGATCGTCTTCGACGACGGATCCGCGCGTGCCGACCTCAACGCGATCGTGCACCCCAAGGTCGGCCAGCGCATCGCCGAGCTGGTCGCTGAGCACGCCGACTCGGACCGCGTCGTCGTGGTCGACGTCCCGCTCCTGGTCGAGGTGCAGGCCGACCGCGGCTACCGGGACGTCATCGTCGTGACCGCGCCAGAGGAGGTCCGCGTCGAGCGGGTCGTCGCTCGGGGCATGGACGAGCGCGATGCGCGCGCCCGCATCGCGGCGCAAGCCAGCGATGCCGAACGCCGGGAAGTCGCCACGCACATCATCGACAACAGCGGCGACCTGGATCAGCTGGAAGCGCAGGTGGATGACGTCTGGGAGGACCTGCGGGCAGGCGCCGCAGCGGACAACGGGTGAACGTCACCACCGTCATCTTCGACGCCGGCCTGACCCTGGTCCGCCCGGAGCCGTCGTTCGCCGGGGTGTTCGCGCGGGCGTGCGCAGCCGCCGGTGTGACCGTCGACGCCGACGACATCGCCGCGGCGAGCCATCTGTGGGCCGAACATCACGATGCCTGGCGGGCCCGCGGTGAGCCGTCGCCCTGGGAAGGTGACGATGCTGCCGAGAGCCGGTACTGGCGTGGCCTGTACCGCCGCTACCTCGGCCACCTGAGGATCGAGCACGACGAGGGCCTCCCGTGGCAGGTGTTCGACGCGTTCATCGACCACCGCTCGTACGGGACGTACCCGGACGTCGCCGAGGCCCTCGACGACCTCGACCGCCGCGGCGTCCGCCTCGGTCTGCTGTCCAACTGGGGGAGCCGCCCCGCGCTCCGGGAGGTGTTGTCGCATTCCGGTCTCGCGGACCGCTTCGATGCTGTGGTGGTGTCCGGCGAGGAGCGTGTCGCCAAGCCGGATCCGGCCGTGTTCCACCTGGTGCTGCAGCGGCTGGGGGAGCGGCCCGGACCACACGTCGCCTACGTCGGTGATGATCTCCGCCACGACATCGACCCGGCCGGTGCAGTCGGCTTGACGGCCGTGCTCGTCGACCGCCAGGCACGCCGCCGCGACCACGACGGGCCCCGGGTCACCGACCTGCGTCAGCTCCCGTCGGTGATCCCGTTGGCCCGGCGAGAGCGTCTCGGTTGACGCCGCCGTGGATGATCCGGGCGCTGGCGGCGCTCGCGGCATCGATCCTGCTGGTCGGTTCTGCCACCGCGATCTCGCGCACCCGAGCACCAGAGGATCCCCGCGAGGAGGCGGCGACCGAAGCTGACGTGGAGTCGACGCCGACAGCGCCGTTCAGGTCCACCCCTGACCTGCCGCACGAGCCGGCTGATGCGGAAGCGCTCGGTGGCGACGCGCTCCTAGCCGCCGGCCTGCGGGCGGCGAGCGGACCATGGGCCGACCTGGGACATCCCGCATGGCCGGCGGAGGAACGGCCGGTCTACGTGGGCAGCCTCCGGCTCGATCCAGGCCGCCGACGGGTCGAGGCCGACGTCGTGGTCGCCTTCCGGGCCGACCGTGACCTCGACCGACTGGTGCTGCGGCTCCTCCCGGCGTCTGACACCCTCGCCGACGCGGGGACATCTTTGGAGATCGTCACCAGGCGTGACGGCAGCGACGTCGCAGGCGGCGTCGACCCGGCTGGCGCCCGACTGTTCGTGCCACTCGACCCGCCGCTGAGGGAGGGTGACGCGACGGTGCTCCGTGCCCAACTCAGCTACAGCGTCGCCGACCGTGCCGACATCCGAGACGACGGCGGACCGGTCGGCTTCGGGCTGCTGGCGTGGAGCCCTCAGGTCACGGTGCTGGGCCACTGGCTCCCGCTGCTGACCGTTCCCGGCGACGACGGGCCGCTGATCCCGATCGGCGACGTGGGTGCGTTCCCGGCGGCGGTGTGGTCACTGCGGATCCACACCGGTGGGGCCCAGATCGTCACCGGCGCTGAGGAGCAGGACTGCCCCGCGGCGGTGCGGACCATCCGCGAGGAGCCGTGCGTGTGGGCGAGAGGCGTCGCGCTCCGCGACGTCGCCGTCGTCGCCTACGACCGGCTCGAGAGCCGCAGCGCCACGGTGGGACCCGTGCGGGTCCGCGCGTCGGGGCCTGCCGGGATGGGTGGCCTGGATGAGGCGCTCGACATCTCGGCCGCGTCGGTGCGCAGCTTCCTGGAGCGGTTCGGCCCGCTGGCGTGGCGCGAGGTGGACGTGGTGGCCGCCCCGTTGTCCGCCGGCGCTGCTGGGATGGAGTTCCCGGGCCTGGTCGTGATCGGCGAGGATCTCTACGACCAGATGGACGTCCGTTCCGGTGCGTACATCGTCGCGCACGAAGTCGCCCACCAGTGGTGGCACGCGCTGGTCGGGAACGGGTCGGTGTCCGCCCCGGTGGTCGACGAGTCCCTCGCCCAGTACTGCGCCTACCTGTTCTACGCTGACGCCTACGGGCAGGACGTCGCCGCTCAGCTGGCCGACAGAGCGTTCGTCCGCCGGTACGAGCTCGCCCGCGACGCCGGACTGCAGGACGAGCCGCCCGCACAGCCGCTCGGCGAGTTCGAGAGCGCCGAGGCGTACGGGGCACTGGTCTACGCCCGTGCGCCGCAGGGGTGGCTGGCCGCCGAGGAGGCCGCCGGCCGCGACGAGCTGGTGGGGTTCCTCGCCGGCATCGTCGACCGGGCAGGACTGGGCTTCATCACCGACCGTGAGCTGCTGGCGCAGGCCCGTGATCGCGCCCCGGCCGTCGCGGAGGCGCTGCAGCGGTACTGGTTCGACCCTGCCCCTGTGCGTTGACGCCGGGAAGGCGGCCGGGCGGGGCGACGTTACGCTCGGGTCGGGCGCTGTCGCGCTCGCACCGAGCTCCGGAGGGCGTCTACGTGCCCGACTTCCAGGTGGTCAGCGACCTCACGCCGTCCGGCGACCAGCCGGCGGCGATCGAGGCCATCGCCGAGGCGCTCCTAGCGGGGGAGAAGGCGGTGACCCTCCTCGGCGCCACCGGGACGGGGAAGACGTTCGCAGCAGCCAACGTCATCGAGCGTGTGCAGCGCCCCACGCTGGTGATCGCCCCGAACAAGACCCTCGCGGCGCAGCTCGCCAACGAGTTCCGCGAGGTCTTCCCGCACAACGCCGTCGAGTACTTCGTGTCCTACTACGACTACTACCAGCCCGAGGCGTACATCCCGCAGACCGACACCTACATCGAGAAGGACTCGTCGATCAACGACGAGATCGAGCGCTTGCGTCACCGCACGACGATGTCGCTGCTGTCGCGCCGGGACGTCGTCGTGGTGGCGTCGGTGTCATGCATCTACGGCTTGGGATCTCCTGCCGAGTACCGCGACCACGTGCTGTGGCTCCGCCGAGGGA
The sequence above is a segment of the Actinomycetota bacterium genome. Coding sequences within it:
- the rpsA gene encoding 30S ribosomal protein S1, which codes for MTSTGEQIVENDLDVDLDTALEATFKSVDEGEIVEGVVVKVDPDEALLDIGYKSEGVIPARELSIKQDVDPRSVVQVGDVVEALVITREDEQGRLVLSKKRAQYERAWGTIDRIFNEDKTVKGTVIEVVKGGLILDIGLRGFLPASLVEMRRVRDLNPYVGTELECKIIELDKNRNNVVLSRRKFLEETQAEFRQEFLNSLQKGEIRKGVVSSIVNFGAFVDLGGVDGLVHVSELAWQHIDHPSEVVEVGDEVQVEVLDVDLERERVSLSLKATQEDPWTKFARENQVGNNVEGEVTKLVPFGAFVKVAEGIEGLIHISELAEHHVEAPEAVVNVGDKVAVKVIDIDTVRRRISLSLKQAAAPSREGTMTGPGALTPEQIALAETAYVAGERAAPATSALGDQLRQAGFASSADQRTAEAEQRQPDPGDTDASRLAESPSDASAEAGEPALEGELAGQARGSAATEAATAGGDVASADVSGGDVSGEVPDTAEEPPPPAASPEAPSKAVAQVDEEALAETPEEAPQLPPEEQAGSQS
- the coaE gene encoding dephospho-CoA kinase, whose protein sequence is MFADRGAVVIDADAIAREVVAPGTSGFEQVVERFGDEVVGPDGALDRDRLAAIVFDDGSARADLNAIVHPKVGQRIAELVAEHADSDRVVVVDVPLLVEVQADRGYRDVIVVTAPEEVRVERVVARGMDERDARARIAAQASDAERREVATHIIDNSGDLDQLEAQVDDVWEDLRAGAAADNG
- a CDS encoding HAD family hydrolase, whose amino-acid sequence is MNVTTVIFDAGLTLVRPEPSFAGVFARACAAAGVTVDADDIAAASHLWAEHHDAWRARGEPSPWEGDDAAESRYWRGLYRRYLGHLRIEHDEGLPWQVFDAFIDHRSYGTYPDVAEALDDLDRRGVRLGLLSNWGSRPALREVLSHSGLADRFDAVVVSGEERVAKPDPAVFHLVLQRLGERPGPHVAYVGDDLRHDIDPAGAVGLTAVLVDRQARRRDHDGPRVTDLRQLPSVIPLARRERLG